The Salvelinus sp. IW2-2015 linkage group LG31, ASM291031v2, whole genome shotgun sequence genome window below encodes:
- the snx13 gene encoding sorting nexin-13 isoform X2 → MFAEASLSVWGWGGLGVVLFLITFGPFAIFYLAFYICCVVGGGFAVTLLFGKTNSERHLEKCEHSYLPATQTGILKTLDEMRLEQKPIKIDRRLTGSNYIDEPLQQVIQFALRDYIQYWYYTLSEDESFLLEIRQTVQNALVQFSTRSKEVDWQPYFTTRLVDDFATHLRVFRKAQDRLERRDDNKQRDLSEEMVESFFEAEVEMERNVCRDVVCTSLKDEEGFLRDLCEVLLYLLLPPGDFHNKNMRYFLREILARGVLLPLVNQLSDPDYINQFVIWMIRDSSCNYEAFMNILKLTDKVSELEAVKDKALEELQYLRSLDTAGDDINVIKNQINSLLFVKKVCETRIQRLQSGKEVDTLKLAANFGKLCIIPLEHILVHNIALQFFMDYMQAAGAQAELFFWLTVEGYRVTAQQQLEVMEGWQKDGKKGGSTKGLLKAAALGVYEQYLSDKASPRVQVDEVSVVKLREKLQKEGDPTPEIFDDIQRKVYDMMLRDERYYPSFRQSPLYIRMLAELDMLKEPSYRGSDDGDGESFNGSPTGSINLSLDDLSNSCHDENIQLHAFISDTVADACLPGAGLGMGLGLLGATGVCNDHGKTYALYAITVCRRNHDGSEDSWKTYRRYSDFHDFHMRITEQFENLTSILKLPGKKTFNNMDRDFLEKRKKDLNAYLQLLLNPEMVKACPTLVPYVYDFLENKQYSKGKGDFARKMDTFVNPLRSSMRNVSNAVKRLPDSLAEGMNTAADNMGRMSEKLGQDIKQSMFKVPPLLPKSDVDPEHCRVSAQLDDNVDDNIPLRVMLLLMDEVFDLKERNQWLRRNIKNLLQQLIRATYGDTINRKIVDHVDFMTAPEQVADYVKKFRDSYWPNGILAESPPRRDKNIRMRTRVAAKTNLLGIMPDELKHIIGADTTRKGILRVFDMFQHGPMNRRLVYVLLEGFLETMFPQYKFPELFVKLHSRSPRTARYTQKLKSTSLKR, encoded by the exons ATGTTTGCAGAG gccagtctgtctgtgtggggaTGGGGGGGTCTAGGAGTGGTGCTGTTCCTCATCACTTTCGGACCCTTCGCTATCTTCTACCTGGCCTTCTATATCTGCTGCGTTGTAGGCGG tggTTTTGCGGTCACTCTGTTGTTTGGGAAGACTAACTCAGAGAGACATCTAGAGAAGTGTGAACACTCCTACCTGCCAGCCACACAAACGGGTATACTGAAG ACGTTGGATGAGATGAGGTTGGAGCAGAAGCCTATAAAGATAGACAGGAGACTGACTGGCTCCAACTACATAGACGAGCCTCTGCAACAG gTCATCCAGTTTGCATTGAGAGATTATATTCAGTATTGGTATTACACTCTGAGTGAGGATGAGTCTTTCCTGCTGGAAATCAGACAGACTGTCCAGAACGCTCTGGTCCAGTTCTCTACACG gtctaAAGAGGTGGACTGGCAGCCTTATTTCACCACCAGACTCGTGGATGACTTCGCTACTCACCTCCGAGTCTTCAGAAAGGCCCAGGACAGACTGGAGCGCAGGGATGACAATAAACAGA GGGACTTGTCGGAGGAGATGGTGGAGTCATTCTTTGAGGcggaggtagagatggagaggaacGTCTGCAGAGACGTGGTCTGCACCTCCCTGAAGGATGAAGAAG gGTTCCTGAGGGACTTGTGTGAGGTGCTGCTCTACCTTTTACTACCTCCTGGAGACTTCCACAACAAGAACATGAGATACTTCCttagg GAGATTCTGGCGCGAGGTGTTCTCCTTCCCCTGGTCAACCAGCTGAGTGATCCTGATTACATCAACCAGTTTGTTATCTGGATG ATTCGGGACTCTAGCTGTAACTACGaggcatttatgaacatcttgaagcTGACAGACAAAGTGTCTGAGCTGGAGGCTGTTAAAGACAAGGCTCTGGAGGAACTACAGTACCTACGATCACTGGACACCGCAGgagacg ataTCAATGTTATAAAGAATCAGATCAACAGTCTGTTGTTTGTGAAGAAGGTCTGTGAGACCAGGATACAGAGGCTACAGTCAGGGAAG gaAGTGGATACTCTAAAACTAGCAGCTAATTTCGGCAAGCTGTGCATCATACCGCTGGAACACATCCTTGTTCACAACATCGCCTTGCAATTCTTTATGG ACTACATGCAGGCGGCTGGGGCACAGGCAGAGCTGTTCTTCTGGCTGACAGTGGAGGGCTACAGAGTAACAGCCCAGCAACAACTAGAGGTGATGGAGGGATGGCAGAAGGATGGAAAGAAGGGAGGTTCCACTAAAGGACTGCTGAAGGCTGCAGCACTAGGGGTCTATGAACAGTACCTGTCTGATAAG gcgtcCCCCAGGGTGCAGGTAGATGAGGTGTCTGTAGTCAAACTGAGAGAGAAGCTACAGAAGGAAGGAGACCCCACGCCAGAGATATTCGACGACATCCAGAGAAAA GTGTATGACATGATGCTTCGTGATGAGAGGTACTACCCGTCGTTCAGACAGAGTCCCCTCTACATCAGGATGTTAGCTGAACTGGACATGCTCAAAGAACCGTCTTATAGAGGATCAGATGACGGAGATGGAG AATCGTTCAACGGTTCTCCAACAGGAAGCATTAATCTA TCTCTGGATGACCTTTCGAATTCCTGCCATGACGAAAATATCCAGCTACACGCCTTCATCTCTgacacag TAGCTGATGCTTGTCTCCCCGGGGCTGGGTTGGGTATGGGGTTGGGGCTGCTGGGTGCTACAGGGGTGTGTAATGACCACGGCAAGACCTACGCCCTCTACGCCATCACCGTGTGCCGCCGTAACCACGACGGCAGCGAGGACTCCTGGAAAACCTACCGACGCTACTCTGACTTCCACGACTTCCACATGAGGATCACGGAGCAG TTTGAGAACTTGACGTCGATCCTGAAGCTGCCAGGGAAGAAGACGTTCAACAACATGGACAGAGACTTCCTGGAGAAGAGGAAAAAAGATCTTAACGCATACCTACAG ctGCTGCTGAATCCAGAGATGGTGAAGGCCTGTCCTACTCTGGTCCCCTATGTCTATGACTTCCTGGAGAATAAGCAATACAGCAAGGGCAAGGGAGACTTCGCAcgcaag ATGGATACGTTTGTGAACCCTCTGCGTAGCTCGATGCGTAACGTGTCCAACGCAGTGAAGAGACTGCCAGATAGTCTGGCTGAAGGGATGAACACTGCTGCTGACAACATGGGACGCATGTCAGAGAAACTGGGACAGGACATCAAACAGTCCATGTTCAAG GTGCCTCCACTGCTCCCCAAGTCTGACGTTGACCCAGAGCACTGCCGAGTCTCAGCCCAGCTGGACGACAAC GTGGATGATAACATCCCCCTGCGTGTGATGCTGCTGCTGATGGATGAGGTGTTTGACCTGAAGGAGAGGAACCAGTGGCTTCGCAGGAACATCAAGAACCTTCTGCAGCAACTCATCAGAGCCACATACGGCGACACTATCAacag GAAGATTGTTGATCATGTGGACTTCATGACAGCTCCAGAACAGGTGGCAGACTACGTCAAGAAGTTCag GGATTCATACTGGCCCAACGGAATCCTAGCAGAGTCTCCGCCCCGCCGGGACAAGAACATCCGCATGAGGACACGGGTCGCCGCCAAGACCAACCTATTGGGAATCATGCCAG ATGAGTTGAAGCACATCATAGGGGCGGATACGACTCGTAAAGGCATCCTGCGTGTGTTTGACATGTTCCAACATGGACCAATGAATCGACGGCTGGTCTACGTGCTGCTAGAAGGTTTCCTGGAGACCATGTTCCCTCAGTACAAGTTCCCAGAGCTGTTTGTCAAACTGCACTCCCGTTCGCCGCGCACAGCCAGATACACACAGAAACTCAAGAGCACCTCCCTGAAGAGGTGA